CCAAGGCATATGAATTGTTTGGAATAAAGGCTATGAGCTATGATAATCGTTCTATAAGTGATTTCTTGGTGCTAAGAGATTTAGATGAATTGATAGAGAATGGAACGAATTTTAAGAACAGAGAACTGAGGATAGATAATCAAAAAAAATCAGTACATACGCTTGTTTCTGGCAGAAGAATACTAGTTGGCAATAAGAATTGCGGAGCTATTATAACTATAAAAAAATTAAAGGATGTGTATGAAGAAGTTAATGACTTGTACAATGGTCACATAGAAACTGGATTTGATGAGCTAATAGGAGATAGTAATTCTATGAAGACATTGAAGCGAAAAGCACTTAGAGTGTCTAAAGGACTATCTACAATAAGTATTTGTGGAGAAAGTGGAACTGGAAAAGAGTTAATAGCAAGGGCAATACATGGAGCAAGCAGTGTTGCTAAAGGTCCATTTGTAGCCGTAAACTGTGCAGCTATTCCTGATAGTCTTTTGGAAAGCGAATTATTTGGCTATGAGGAAGGCGCTTTTTCTGGTGCTAAAAAAGGTGGAAAATTAGGCAAATTTCAACTAGCTGATGGTGGAACGTTGTTTTTAGATGAAATAGGTGAAATGCCGCTTCATCTCCAGACAAAATTACTTAGGGTCATACAAGAGCGGAAAATAGACAAAATAGGGGCATCGAAGAGTATACCTATAAACGTTAGAATAATAGCTGCAACGAATAAAGATTTAGAGAAAATGATCGTAACTGGTGAATTTAGAGAAGACTTATTTTATAGATTATATGTCATTCCAATAGTTGTTCCACCACTTAGAGAACGTCTTGAAGATTTGGATCAATTAATAAAATATTTTTTAAATAGATATAATGAAATACTAAGTAAAAACATAAAGGGAGTTAGCCAAGATGTTATGACTCTTTTCATGGAGTACGATTGGCCTGGTAACGTTAGAGAACTTCAAAACGTATTAGAATATGCGGCGAATATGACAACACAAGATTATATTGGAATAGGACATATCCCATCTAGACTTTATGATAATGCTGATAGAATCCAAATAGAAGAGGAAAAGATGATTAGGCCATTAGAGGAGACAGTTTTGAGCCAGATAAAGATAGCTGTGGACTATTATGGTAATAGTGTGGAAGGTAAAACAAAAGCCGCTCAAGCTTTGGGGATAAGTAGAGCGACTCTTTATAGAAAATTGAGCGAAAATTAAATTCTAGAAATCTCCAGAACTACTGTAAATCCAGCGTATACTTGCTGTAACATTAGTTTCATCTAATGACAAAACTTCTATTTTGGCATATCCATTTTCACGGGTTTTTACTATATAAATGTGCCCAACGATGAGTTTAGGAGCAGCTTCTGTAAATTCGGCATCGGAAATATTTTTTACAGAATCGAAAGAAACTTGGCCGAGATCGGCAGTTACATTTTTTAGTATATTTTCATCGCCATATCTAATCCAAAGTCCTTCTTCGTATTGGTCGCCTAAAACAGGTTCCCAAAAAACTAAAGATCCATCTTTTCTAGCGTCGAATTCAGCATCCCACTCTACATCATCAAGTCTGAGTTCAGCTTCTGAGAAATCGAAACCATTGTGAGTTAAAGTACCTTCATTATAAGATGGAGTTTCAGATTCGCCCTCTATGGTGAATTTCATTTTTATACCATTAGATAGAGATTTATTATCCGATGATTTTATAGAAGATTCAATGTATAGAGTGTAAGTTTTACCAGATTCATAATCTAACGCTGGGCTTGAGACGAGCACTTTTTTATTTGTATCTAAACCCAATTCTGTATTTAATTTTTCCCCACTAGAATCTTTTACATAAATATAGTCGGAAGTTAGATAATCTTTATTGATATCATCGTTAAACACTATAGTCCAAGTTTTTTGTTTTGAGATATTGTCAGTACTAGTTTTAGTCCATGATTCATAAGTTTTATCTCCAGGCTCTGGTTCTGGCTCAGGCGTTGGTTCAGGCTCAGATTCTGGTTCTGGCTGAGGTTCTGGAGAAGAGCCATCTGATACACTAGAGCTTGTATTTATAGTATAACCACCAGCAAGGTCAAGTTTTCTGTGAATCATCAGGTAATAGTCTCCTGAATCTAGATTATTGTCGAAAACTCGATATCCACCATCGCTTCCATCGTAGTCTCTAGCTGTATCGAAATTTACCAAAACTAAAACACCATTGTCTTGAAGTCTAGTCAACCTGACATCATCAAATATTTCATTTGCTATGATGGAGATATCTAAGGAACCAGATTCAGACAGGGTTAATTTATAGTAGTCATAAGAATCGTAAATTCCAATATCAGATCTATATCCCATATGACCTTCTTTGACGGTATTTAATCCTAGATTCATTGCAGTATCAACTGAGTCATTTTCATTTGTTTCAACTTCATCATTTGCTTGAGGTATAGGTGTAAATGTATTTGATATAGAATAGCTGGCTGGATCATCGTCACCAACTATTTGTACATAATAAGTTCCTTTGGCCAATGTAGAGCCTGAAACAGTGTATCCGCCGCTATAATCGTAATCTCTAGCGGTGTCAAAATTTACTAGAACAGCGACCCCGTTTGTCTGTATTAGATTTAATCTGACGTCATAAAGTGGGGCACTAGATGAAATTTGAACATTTAAGCTACCATCTGATGGTGTGGTTATCTTATAGTAGTCATAGTAATCTTTTCCAGAAGGTAAATCCTGGCTTATATAACCAGAATCACTTGAATTGATTTGTAAAACATCTGCATTTTCGTAGGTGTTGTTGTCTTCAGTTTCTGCTAATGAAATCGGAGTCATGATGAAAAAGATGAGCAGTGTAGTAAATAAAACTGATATTCTTTTCACGAAAATTACCTCCTCATTGGTATTGGTATTAGAGCGATGACATATATTATGTATATACCCATTTGAAAATTTGTATCAACTTGTAAATTTTCAAAAAATAATTCTTAAATTTTGCATAAGGTGTTGAATTTTATGTTCAGAGTGGTATAATATATTTGGGTCTTGAAATAGATCGTGCAAATAAGGATGGCTTTGCATACCCGCGTAGGGGTCGCTAAAATCTACGTAGCACCGGATCTGACGGTAACAATCAGATTGTCATCCAGACATTGTACACCAATGTCTTTTTTTATAACTTAAGTTTTAAAAGGTGTAAAATGAACTTGAGCTTCAAAGGGGAATATTGCAATGAATCTTTTAAGTGACTTAGTTTCTTCTAAAATATTTGTAGGTCAGAAGAGGGCTCCAACGTTTGATCAGTTTTGCTTGTCGGATTTAGCAGCGTATTATGAGACGTATTTGTGCAGTAGAAACTTTACATATTTATGCCGAGATGAAATTGGAGATAGTTGTGTTTTGACTATTAGCTTTCACAAGGGGAATTTTGCACATCTTACAGGTATAGATAAATGCGTCCCGCGAAAATACGGTGCGCTGGATATATTTGAAAATATTGAGATCGGTAAGTGGGATAAAAAAGAAATAAAAAAAATGGATGCATCTAAGAAGAATATGCATTTTAAAAATGCAAAGAAAAGAATGAGGTATCTAGCAACCATTTACGATATATTACAGGATCCTAAAGTTATTAGGTTTAATCCTGATTTAGTTGTTCCGTCAACCTATGTAAAATCAAAGTATATGATTACAGAAACAATAAATAGCACATATGTACATTTAGGAGTAGATGTTCCAAGGGAGCATTATGAAATATCTGAGGATATGGAACTTTTATTTCCGCGAACATTGCTGATAGAGGAAAAAGAAAAGTTCATGCAGGGACAGAAAAGATATGAAGTTGAAAAAGTCATTATAGAATCTAAGGGTTAGATATCAATATTTATGGTTCTATAACTTAGAAAGTATAGAATTTCTATGTTTTAATTTAAATAAAGAGGGTTATTTCAAAACAGATACAATTATCTATTTTGAAATAACCCTTTATTTTTTAAATAAGTAGATAGCGTGATACCATCATATAATGAGCAAAACTTCCTGCTAGTATAAATAAATGAAATATTTCATGAAATCCAAAAACTGAAATTTTAAGTT
This Tissierellales bacterium DNA region includes the following protein-coding sequences:
- a CDS encoding sigma 54-interacting transcriptional regulator — its product is MIVLSEIRDYVQKTALIIASVLEMQVIISDLDNRLLGDSEQIKVSELDCLSERSILRKVMISGESIVLEDLDQHEGCRTCKKREQCYVLAIVGVPIKYQGKVIGSIGILADSKSAKEKLLEKRVYYSEFIDQMSDLLLSKLKEREKNKQLMVLRQRLISIIDTIDGGLVAIDELGEIIYINTKAYELFGIKAMSYDNRSISDFLVLRDLDELIENGTNFKNRELRIDNQKKSVHTLVSGRRILVGNKNCGAIITIKKLKDVYEEVNDLYNGHIETGFDELIGDSNSMKTLKRKALRVSKGLSTISICGESGTGKELIARAIHGASSVAKGPFVAVNCAAIPDSLLESELFGYEEGAFSGAKKGGKLGKFQLADGGTLFLDEIGEMPLHLQTKLLRVIQERKIDKIGASKSIPINVRIIAATNKDLEKMIVTGEFREDLFYRLYVIPIVVPPLRERLEDLDQLIKYFLNRYNEILSKNIKGVSQDVMTLFMEYDWPGNVRELQNVLEYAANMTTQDYIGIGHIPSRLYDNADRIQIEEEKMIRPLEETVLSQIKIAVDYYGNSVEGKTKAAQALGISRATLYRKLSEN
- a CDS encoding PBECR4 domain-containing protein, which encodes MNLLSDLVSSKIFVGQKRAPTFDQFCLSDLAAYYETYLCSRNFTYLCRDEIGDSCVLTISFHKGNFAHLTGIDKCVPRKYGALDIFENIEIGKWDKKEIKKMDASKKNMHFKNAKKRMRYLATIYDILQDPKVIRFNPDLVVPSTYVKSKYMITETINSTYVHLGVDVPREHYEISEDMELLFPRTLLIEEKEKFMQGQKRYEVEKVIIESKG